In Clostridia bacterium, the sequence GTAGCAATTTCGCTTGAGAACTATTTAAATTACAATATTATGAGGTTGACAGGACCGGACAGGCTGGTAATAGACATTCCTAATACAAATGCACCTGTTAATCAAGAGACTTTGAGTATTGGCAGCAGTTTGGTGAAGAGTGTAAGATATGCGCAATTCGAGGATAAAACTGCGAGAATAGTTCTGGACACAGAAGGACAGCCTCAGTTCCGGGTTGAAGAAAGGCCGGGGCAGCTGGCATTGGTTATTGAGAAGCCTACGTATAAAAGTTTTAAATATAACAGTAGTGGAGACAGGGTGCATTTTATTCTTAGCAAGGTGAAACTTACTGAGGGCGGCGAAAAACTCAAAAAGCTTTATACTGAGAGCACAGATGATACAGGCCTCAAGTATACAATCTCTTTCAAAAGTGAACAGGCAGATATAGGTTATGGTACTTTTAAAATAAATGACAGTCTGTTGAATACGGTGGATATAGTAAAAGATGACCTGACAGGAATGACAAGCATTACTTTCAACGCTAAGGACAAAACAGTTTACAATACTATTTCCAGACAATTGACAAATGATACTGCTATTACGGTTTTGAAACCCTTTACTGACGAGGATAAGCTGATTGTCATAGATGCAGGTCATGGTGGAATTGAACCTGGTGCAGTTCAGGGTGATTTGAAGGAAAAAACACTAAACCTGGATATAGCGATAAGACTGAACAGTCTGCTGAAAAGCAAAGGTGTTAAAACCTATATGACAAGGGAAGATGACAGCTATGTGGGACTTTACGAGAGGGCCTATATAGCAAACAAATTGAATGCAAAATTGTTTTTATCAATTCATAACAATGCATACTACTCGAAGCATAAAGGTACAGAAGTGTTGTATCACAGTTCCGGTGGGTTTGGTAAAAAGTTTGCTCAAATTTTGCAGGATATTTTGATTGGAAAACTTAATACTTACGATAGAAAGATAAAGGCAAGGCCTGAGCTGGTTGTACTGAAAGCTACTTTAATGCCTTCGGCCCTGGCAGAAATTGCGTTTATGACAAATAAGGATGACAAGGAAAAGCTTATGGATGAGAATTTCAGGCAAAAATCTGCGGAAGCTCTGTGCGAAGGAATTATGAAAGCACTGGAGAGTATGGACGAATAAATAAATTAGAAATTTCAGTATATAAAGTATATAAAAAAAATCAGCAGAATTTATGTATTCTACTGATTTTTTTTATTGGATGCTTGTGATAACATTGAACTATTGAACTAAGATGGGAAATAATATATTCTCTTAATTTTGTCCATAATTATAGTGTGTAATTGTAAGAGTTTGGCAATTATAGTCTGCTGCTTATAACTCATAGCTTTTCCGGACTTTGGAATGCGGGAAGGTAATAATATTTACTCACTGTAAGGAGGAAAATTATGAAGAGGAGTTTGTTTTATATAGTAGTTATGGGAATTCTATTGCTCTCAGCTTGTGATATACCTATAGAAAAGGATTCCAGTAATGCAATGAATGAATACACAGAAACTGACCTGGCCAAGTCTGTCGATGAAACAGATAATAGCAAAGTGAATGGTGAAAAATCCGGCGAAGTAAAAGGTATTATGAAGGATACATCTACTGAGAATATACAGAGTGATAAAAGGTTGTCACTGGTTTTATACTATCAAAGTGAAAAAGGATTTTTAGTACCTGTAACAAGAAGGGCGACAAAACAGGAGGGGATTGCGAAAGCGGCAGTCTGTGGATTAATTGATAGTTCAATTAATAGGGAGGAATTGGAATATTTTGGACTTTACCCTACATTACCGGCGGGAACTGAAGTAAGAGGCCTTAGCATTAAAGACAGTACAGCTACTATAGATTTTAACTCCCTGATTCTTGATTATGAAAGCAAAGCAGAAGAACGGAATATAATTTCTTCTGTAGTATATACACTAACAGAATTTAAAACCGTTAAGAATGTCAAGATGCTTGTGAACGGTGCATTAAAAGAAAAGTTGAAGTTTGGTTCAGACATTTCAGGAATGCTAAACAGGGAAAATGTTTTAGTAAATACGGAAAAAATACATCTTACAAAGGGAATGGTGAAAAGTGACATATACTTTCTAATGGATTCAGAAGCAATGCTTTCGTATACACTTCCTGTATCCGTTGAGTATCCTGAAACAAGTGACGATGCAAAACCGTCTAAAATAATAGAATTATTGGCTAAGGGACCTGAAAATAAGGAATTGTATTCTGAAATACCAAGAAAAACAAGGCTTCTGGGTAGTCATAGGGAAGGAAAAGTTCTCCAACTTGATTTTGATAAGGAAATAAAATCGTATGGAGGCGGAAACGCAAGAGAAAAAGGTATTTTAAATCAGATTTTGTATTCAATGAAACAAATAGATGATATTGAAAAGGTGAAAATAATTATTGAAGGTAAAGAAGGCAGTTTGCCTGAAGGAACGGAAATTTCACGTGGAATAAGTATTCCTGCTGAAATTAATGATTATCTAAATAGTAAGGCAAACTAGTATATTAAGCGACTAAATTATTGAATTTGAAAGGTAGGATTTGTAAATTGAGAGTTGACGGAAGGGAAAATACAGAACTTAGAAAAGCCAAAATAACCAGGAATTACTTGAAGCATGCGGAAGGGTCAGTGTTAATTGAAATGGGTGATACGAAAGTTATCTGTACTGCTTCTGTTGAAGAAAAAGTACCTCCTTTCAAAAAGGGCAGTGGTGAGGGATGGGTAACAGC encodes:
- a CDS encoding N-acetylmuramoyl-L-alanine amidase → MRKIAAMITSIVVILFYTTNSFAQTITLSSRTNQKAGTLSEVKCSSQSIQDKIEISVDAYEGYIVKRYNKPDRIVIDIPNTTIVAKQQGTSIKSNLTKAVRYAQFSKTTARIVIDTVGQPQYQVEEKKQKLVLYIMNPIVKGVSYYNDGDKANIILAGIKLVDGRGNTGKLFTEKHEMSGKKYTVTFLSKLGKLEDKTVKVNDTLINSIQIYNNKKTKETSIIFNAKDRLRYEAAAKDEVKGTVIKITNSELADRAYENRGSEDEADNGGIEPGELDFEIPVSNPEKDDTDKQKEESTLSLLNIKHSFLDNGASEVAISLENYLNYNIMRLTGPDRLVIDIPNTNAPVNQETLSIGSSLVKSVRYAQFEDKTARIVLDTEGQPQFRVEERPGQLALVIEKPTYKSFKYNSSGDRVHFILSKVKLTEGGEKLKKLYTESTDDTGLKYTISFKSEQADIGYGTFKINDSLLNTVDIVKDDLTGMTSITFNAKDKTVYNTISRQLTNDTAITVLKPFTDEDKLIVIDAGHGGIEPGAVQGDLKEKTLNLDIAIRLNSLLKSKGVKTYMTREDDSYVGLYERAYIANKLNAKLFLSIHNNAYYSKHKGTEVLYHSSGGFGKKFAQILQDILIGKLNTYDRKIKARPELVVLKATLMPSALAEIAFMTNKDDKEKLMDENFRQKSAEALCEGIMKALESMDE
- a CDS encoding GerMN domain-containing protein — its product is MKRSLFYIVVMGILLLSACDIPIEKDSSNAMNEYTETDLAKSVDETDNSKVNGEKSGEVKGIMKDTSTENIQSDKRLSLVLYYQSEKGFLVPVTRRATKQEGIAKAAVCGLIDSSINREELEYFGLYPTLPAGTEVRGLSIKDSTATIDFNSLILDYESKAEERNIISSVVYTLTEFKTVKNVKMLVNGALKEKLKFGSDISGMLNRENVLVNTEKIHLTKGMVKSDIYFLMDSEAMLSYTLPVSVEYPETSDDAKPSKIIELLAKGPENKELYSEIPRKTRLLGSHREGKVLQLDFDKEIKSYGGGNAREKGILNQILYSMKQIDDIEKVKIIIEGKEGSLPEGTEISRGISIPAEINDYLNSKAN